One genomic region from Campylobacter sp. RM5004 encodes:
- a CDS encoding citrate synthase encodes MEKAKLIYDGKEFEFDVLSGTRGAKSIDFSSLYSKTGAFSYDEGLTSTATCKSSITYIDGEAGELRHRGYSIEWLAENKTFLDVVHLLLHKELPSPERLEAFRYELKKRSFIHEGMHKLFDAFPDNAHPMAVMQAAVAALSTFYPDHLNMDKHEDFMEMAARIVAKIPTIAASAYRYKNGFPMAYPNLDRGFTENFLYMLRTYPYEHVNLRPIEVKALDTVLMLHADHEQNASTSVVRSVGSTHAHPYSCISSAIGALWGHAHGGANEGVIRMLETIGTPDRVDEFIKKAKDKNDPFRLMGFGHRVYKNFDPRAKVLKKLRDQLISEIGIDANFVKVATRIEEIALNDEYFVSRGLYPNVDFHSGLILKALGIPNEMFAVMFVVGRIPGWISQLVEQKESPLKIVRPRQIYIGD; translated from the coding sequence ATGGAAAAAGCAAAATTAATTTATGATGGTAAGGAATTTGAATTTGATGTTCTTAGCGGAACTAGGGGTGCAAAATCTATTGATTTTTCATCTTTATATTCAAAAACAGGGGCATTTTCTTACGATGAAGGGCTAACAAGCACAGCAACTTGTAAATCAAGCATTACTTATATTGATGGAGAAGCAGGGGAATTAAGACATCGTGGTTATTCTATTGAATGGCTTGCAGAAAATAAAACATTTTTAGATGTAGTGCATTTGTTATTACACAAAGAATTACCAAGCCCTGAGAGATTAGAAGCGTTTAGATATGAGCTAAAAAAAAGAAGTTTTATTCACGAAGGTATGCATAAATTATTTGATGCTTTCCCTGATAATGCTCATCCAATGGCAGTTATGCAAGCAGCAGTTGCCGCACTTTCAACCTTTTATCCTGATCATTTAAATATGGATAAGCACGAAGATTTTATGGAAATGGCAGCTAGAATTGTGGCAAAAATACCAACAATAGCAGCAAGTGCGTATCGTTATAAAAACGGCTTTCCTATGGCATATCCAAATCTTGATCGTGGATTTACAGAAAACTTTTTATATATGTTAAGAACTTATCCATACGAGCATGTAAATCTAAGACCTATTGAAGTTAAGGCTTTAGATACCGTTTTAATGCTTCATGCTGATCACGAGCAAAATGCAAGCACAAGTGTGGTTCGCTCAGTCGGTAGCACTCATGCACATCCATACAGCTGTATAAGTTCAGCTATCGGTGCATTATGGGGGCATGCTCATGGGGGAGCTAATGAAGGTGTTATTAGAATGCTTGAGACTATCGGCACACCTGATAGGGTTGATGAGTTTATTAAAAAAGCAAAAGATAAGAATGATCCATTTAGATTAATGGGCTTTGGTCATAGAGTTTATAAGAATTTTGACCCAAGAGCAAAAGTTCTTAAAAAACTAAGAGATCAATTAATTAGCGAAATTGGAATTGATGCAAACTTTGTAAAAGTTGCAACAAGAATTGAAGAAATAGCTTTAAATGATGAGTATTTTGTAAGCCGTGGATTATATCCAAATGTGGATTTTCATAGCGGCTTAATATTAAAAGCTTTAGGAATTCCTAATGAAATGTTTGCTGTTATGTTTGTGGTTGGTAGAATTCCTGGTTGGATTTCACAATTAGTTGAACAAAAAGAAAGTCCTTTAAAAATAGTTCGCCCAAGACAAATCTAC